The nucleotide sequence TAGAAAGAGGAGTAAATGGAAACAATTAATATTAAATTTGATGAAAAACAGCTAGAAGAAGTTGTGAAAAAAGTTACTGAAAAACTTAAAAAAGAGAAAGATTCAGATACAGCAAAGGAAAAAGTGTCAGTAATGTATTTAGAATTTAATGAAGCAAATCATGCAAGCGAGAAAGGTAAACTTTACTTTGGGCATGCTTTTCACACTTTGTCAAAAAAGTATGCTTCGGAGTTTTATTTATCTAGTGAATCTGATTTGACAAAAGCCTCAGAGCTTAAAAGCCAAGGTTGGAGAGAAGAGGTTATCGAATGAGTGTATTTGAAGAACTAAGCGTTATTAATGTAAATGATAAGAAAAGCAAAAAGAATAATTTAGATTATCTTAGTTGGGCATATGCATGGTCTGAAGTTAAAAAAGTATATCCTGAAGCT is from Leptotrichia sp. OH3620_COT-345 and encodes:
- a CDS encoding DUF1071 domain-containing protein; its protein translation is MSVFEELSVINVNDKKSKKNNLDYLSWAYAWSEVKKVYPEA